In the Pseudomonas sp. DTU_2021_1001937_2_SI_NGA_ILE_001 genome, one interval contains:
- a CDS encoding DUF2066 domain-containing protein: protein MRFSRFLFLGCLSLASLPVFAQTVNDLYQVREPVSSQSPDERERATQAALQTLVGRLTGSTKAAEGAALADVRKNPQQIISQYGYEAGPPQTLLVDFDPASTDRSLRQAGLPIWGSNRPSMIGWWLIDSTEGSNLVGDGQPAAEPLRRAAQHRGLPLHLPLADLSEQSVANAKSLSAADPAELKQASERYGTDAILAVHAREDAGKWQGEWRLWLGDQREQGKATADTSEALADAVLLAVSERLAPRFAVKPGSSASSQTLQVQGMNLERYAQLMRLLEPFGGKLLLVEGDKASFEVGASAEQLRSQLSLAHLQEVPASEAAPVNAAATPQAPGAPVPAASNTLYFRW from the coding sequence ATGCGTTTTTCCAGATTCCTCTTCCTCGGCTGCCTGAGCCTGGCGAGCCTGCCGGTTTTCGCGCAGACCGTGAATGACCTCTACCAAGTACGCGAACCGGTGAGCAGCCAGTCGCCGGACGAGCGCGAGCGCGCTACCCAGGCAGCGCTGCAGACGCTGGTGGGACGTCTCACCGGTAGCACCAAGGCCGCCGAGGGCGCGGCACTGGCCGACGTGCGCAAGAACCCGCAACAGATCATCAGCCAGTACGGCTACGAGGCCGGGCCGCCGCAGACCCTGCTGGTGGACTTCGACCCGGCCAGCACCGACCGCAGCCTGCGCCAGGCCGGGCTGCCGATCTGGGGCAGCAACCGCCCGAGCATGATCGGCTGGTGGCTGATTGATTCCACCGAAGGTTCCAACCTGGTCGGCGACGGCCAGCCTGCTGCCGAGCCGCTGCGCCGCGCAGCCCAGCACCGTGGGTTGCCTCTGCACCTGCCATTGGCAGACCTCTCCGAGCAGAGCGTGGCGAACGCCAAGAGCCTTTCCGCTGCGGACCCTGCCGAACTCAAACAAGCCTCCGAGCGCTACGGCACCGATGCCATCCTGGCGGTGCATGCCCGTGAAGACGCTGGCAAGTGGCAAGGTGAATGGCGGCTCTGGCTGGGTGACCAGCGCGAGCAGGGCAAGGCTACGGCCGATACCTCTGAAGCCCTGGCCGATGCGGTGCTGCTCGCGGTGAGCGAGCGCCTTGCACCGCGCTTCGCGGTCAAGCCCGGCAGCAGTGCCAGCAGTCAGACGCTTCAGGTGCAAGGCATGAACCTGGAGCGCTACGCGCAGCTGATGCGCCTGCTGGAGCCCTTCGGTGGCAAATTGCTGCTGGTCGAGGGCGACAAGGCCAGCTTCGAGGTCGGTGCCAGTGCCGAGCAGTTGCGCAGCCAACTGTCCCTGGCCCACCTGCAGGAAGTACCCGCCAGTGAGGCCGCCCCGGTTAATGCCGCCGCCACCCCGCAGGCGCCAGGCGCCCCCGTACCTGCCGCAAGCAACACGCTGTATTTCCGCTGGTGA
- the purM gene encoding phosphoribosylformylglycinamidine cyclo-ligase: MSKQPSLSYKDAGVDIDAGEALVERIKGVAKRTARPEVMGGLGGFGALCEIPAGYKQPVLVSGTDGVGTKLRLALNLNKHDSIGQDLVAMCVNDLVVCGAEPLFFLDYYATGKLNVDVAATVVTGIGAGCELAGCSLVGGETAEMPGMYEGEDYDLAGFCVGVVEKAEIIDGSKVATGDALIALPSSGPHSNGYSLIRKIIEVSGADIESTQLGGKPLADLLMAPTRIYVKPLLKLIKETGAVKAMAHITGGGLLDNIPRVLPAGAQAVIDVASWERPAVFDWLQEKGNVDEHEMHRVLNCGVGMVICVAQDQVEQALNVLREAGEQPWVIGQIGAAAEGAAQVELNNLKAH; the protein is encoded by the coding sequence ATGAGCAAGCAACCCTCCCTGAGCTACAAAGACGCCGGTGTGGACATCGACGCCGGTGAAGCATTGGTCGAACGCATCAAAGGCGTGGCCAAGCGCACTGCGCGCCCTGAAGTCATGGGCGGCCTGGGAGGTTTCGGCGCGCTCTGCGAAATCCCCGCCGGCTACAAGCAGCCGGTACTGGTCTCCGGCACCGACGGCGTAGGCACCAAGCTGCGTCTGGCGCTGAACCTGAACAAGCACGACAGCATCGGCCAGGACCTGGTCGCCATGTGCGTCAATGACCTGGTGGTGTGCGGTGCCGAGCCGCTGTTCTTCCTCGACTACTACGCCACCGGCAAACTGAATGTCGACGTCGCCGCCACCGTGGTCACCGGCATCGGCGCTGGCTGCGAACTGGCTGGCTGCTCCCTGGTGGGTGGCGAGACCGCCGAGATGCCAGGCATGTACGAAGGCGAAGACTACGACCTGGCCGGCTTCTGCGTAGGTGTGGTGGAAAAGGCCGAGATCATCGACGGCTCGAAGGTCGCCACCGGTGACGCACTGATCGCCCTGCCCTCCTCCGGCCCGCACTCCAACGGCTACTCGCTGATCCGCAAGATCATCGAAGTCTCTGGTGCCGACATCGAAAGCACCCAACTGGGCGGCAAGCCACTGGCCGACCTGCTGATGGCCCCGACGCGCATCTACGTCAAGCCGCTGCTCAAGCTGATCAAGGAAACCGGCGCAGTGAAGGCCATGGCCCACATCACCGGTGGCGGCCTGCTGGACAACATCCCGCGGGTACTGCCAGCCGGCGCCCAGGCGGTCATCGATGTCGCCAGCTGGGAGCGCCCGGCGGTGTTCGACTGGCTGCAGGAAAAAGGCAACGTCGACGAGCACGAAATGCACCGCGTGCTGAACTGCGGCGTCGGCATGGTCATCTGCGTGGCGCAGGACCAAGTGGAACAGGCTCTGAACGTGCTGCGTGAAGCCGGCGAACAGCCGTGGGTGATCGGCCAGATCGGCGCCGCTGCCGAAGGCGCCGCGCAAGTCGAGCTGAACAACCTCAAGGCGCATTGA
- the purN gene encoding phosphoribosylglycinamide formyltransferase, translated as MPASTQTPCNVVVLLSGTGSNLQAMIDSFKDSDSPARIRAVISNRADALGLQRARDAGIETRVLEHATFDGREAFDAALMALIDDFAPDLVVLAGFMRILSAGFVSHYQGRLLNIHPSLLPRYKGLHTHQRALEAGDREHGCSVHFVTEELDGGPLVVQSVISVELHDSPASLAQRVHAQEHRIYPLAIRWFAEGRLRLDEQGARLDGQLLPASGHLIRN; from the coding sequence ATGCCGGCTTCGACCCAGACGCCCTGCAATGTCGTGGTGTTGCTGTCGGGTACCGGCAGCAACCTGCAGGCCATGATCGACAGTTTCAAGGACAGCGACAGCCCGGCGCGCATTCGCGCGGTGATTTCCAACCGCGCCGACGCCCTGGGGCTGCAACGCGCGCGGGACGCCGGCATCGAAACCCGCGTGCTGGAGCACGCGACGTTCGATGGCCGCGAAGCCTTCGACGCGGCGCTGATGGCGCTGATCGACGATTTCGCCCCCGACCTGGTGGTGCTGGCCGGTTTCATGCGCATTCTCAGCGCCGGCTTCGTCAGCCACTACCAGGGCCGCCTGCTGAACATCCACCCTTCGCTGCTGCCGCGCTACAAGGGCCTGCATACCCACCAGCGCGCCCTGGAAGCTGGCGACCGGGAGCACGGCTGCAGCGTGCACTTCGTCACCGAGGAACTCGACGGCGGACCACTGGTCGTACAGTCAGTGATTTCGGTAGAGTTGCATGATTCGCCCGCCAGCCTGGCACAACGTGTCCACGCCCAGGAACACCGGATTTACCCACTGGCCATTCGCTGGTTCGCCGAAGGCCGTCTGCGCCTCGATGAACAGGGCGCACGCCTGGATGGCCAGTTGCTTCCGGCCAGCGGCCACCTGATTCGAAACTAG
- a CDS encoding DUF3108 domain-containing protein: MRRALLFAFALLALPVAQAADLQPFSASYTADWKQLPMSGTAERSLEAGPNGTWNLNFKASMVIASLTESSTLKVDKDVMVPQTYSFERSGLGKSKKVDLAFDWTNKVVTGSDRGDAIKLPINRGVLDKSTYQLALQHDVAAGKKSMSYQVVDGDELDTYDFRVLGSETVSTKAGQIDAIKVERVRDPTQSKRITVLWFAKDWDYLLVRLQQVETDGKEYNIMLQDGTVNGKPVKGR; the protein is encoded by the coding sequence ATGCGTCGCGCACTGCTCTTCGCTTTCGCCCTGCTCGCCCTGCCTGTTGCCCAGGCAGCCGACCTTCAGCCGTTCTCCGCCAGCTACACCGCCGACTGGAAGCAGCTGCCCATGAGCGGCACCGCCGAGCGCAGCCTGGAAGCCGGCCCCAACGGCACCTGGAACCTCAACTTCAAGGCTTCCATGGTCATCGCCAGCCTCACCGAGTCGAGCACCCTGAAGGTCGACAAGGACGTGATGGTGCCCCAGACCTACAGCTTCGAGCGCAGTGGCCTGGGCAAGTCGAAAAAGGTCGACCTGGCCTTCGACTGGACCAACAAGGTGGTGACCGGCAGCGACCGCGGCGACGCGATCAAGCTGCCGATCAACCGCGGCGTGCTGGACAAATCCACTTACCAGCTGGCCCTGCAGCATGACGTGGCCGCCGGCAAGAAAAGCATGAGCTACCAAGTGGTCGACGGTGACGAACTGGACACCTACGACTTCCGCGTACTGGGCTCGGAAACCGTGTCCACCAAGGCCGGCCAGATCGACGCGATCAAGGTCGAGCGGGTCCGTGACCCCACGCAGAGCAAGCGCATCACCGTGCTCTGGTTCGCCAAGGACTGGGACTACCTGCTGGTGCGCCTGCAACAGGTCGAGACCGACGGCAAGGAGTACAACATCATGCTCCAGGACGGTACGGTGAACGGCAAGCCGGTCAAAGGCCGCTAA
- a CDS encoding DUF3110 domain-containing protein: MTVTVTERDEAHLSHEAIGHGIHIWDVRQQDQLVGMFHEEADAQRYKEELEAQENQAHAEHR; this comes from the coding sequence ATGACCGTAACAGTGACTGAACGCGACGAAGCCCACCTCTCTCATGAGGCCATCGGCCACGGCATCCATATCTGGGATGTGCGCCAGCAGGACCAGTTGGTCGGAATGTTCCACGAAGAAGCCGACGCGCAGCGCTACAAAGAAGAACTCGAAGCGCAGGAGAATCAAGCCCACGCCGAACATCGCTGA
- a CDS encoding DUF2058 domain-containing protein yields MSLSLRDQLLKAGLVNEKQAKQVSKAKQKEQRLAHKGQIEIDDSQKRAAQEAMAEKAKRDQELNRQQQEKVEAKARAAQIKQLIEVSRLPKINSEDYYNFVDDKKVKRIAVNALMRNKLSSGSLAIVHHGGGYEIIPREAALKIQERDPKRIVLLNTPTEAPDADDPYAAYQIPDDLMW; encoded by the coding sequence ATGAGCCTTTCCCTACGCGACCAGCTGCTCAAGGCTGGCCTGGTCAACGAAAAGCAGGCCAAACAGGTCAGCAAAGCCAAGCAGAAAGAACAGCGTCTGGCCCACAAGGGGCAGATCGAGATCGACGACTCGCAGAAGCGCGCCGCCCAGGAAGCCATGGCCGAAAAGGCCAAGCGCGACCAGGAACTCAATCGCCAGCAGCAGGAGAAGGTCGAGGCCAAGGCGCGCGCTGCGCAGATCAAGCAGTTGATCGAAGTGTCGCGCCTGCCCAAGATCAACAGCGAGGATTACTACAACTTCGTCGATGACAAGAAGGTCAAGCGCATTGCGGTGAATGCCTTGATGCGTAACAAGCTGAGCAGCGGCTCGCTGGCCATCGTGCATCACGGTGGCGGCTACGAGATCATCCCTCGCGAAGCGGCGCTGAAGATCCAGGAACGCGACCCGAAGCGTATCGTGCTGCTCAATACACCTACCGAGGCCCCGGATGCCGACGATCCGTATGCGGCCTACCAGATTCCAGACGATCTGATGTGGTAA
- the mazG gene encoding nucleoside triphosphate pyrophosphohydrolase, whose translation MYTLDDLLHLMARLRDPQYGCPWDLKQTYASIVPHTLEEAYEVADAIERGDFAHLQGELGDLMFQVVFYAQLAREEGRFDFNAVVDGITRKLLRRHPHVFPTGDLHAAPEAPRLSESEINRRWDEIKAQERAEQATAPEQLSLLDDVPSALPALSRASKLQKRAAQVGFDWPEALPVVDKVREELDEVLEAMAGGATAEMAEEIGDLLFSVVNLARHLKVDPETALRSANGKFDRRFRFIESVVRDQGRALEGCSLEELDALWGEAKRQEKNPAACG comes from the coding sequence ATGTACACACTCGACGACCTGCTGCACCTCATGGCCCGTTTGCGCGACCCGCAGTACGGCTGCCCGTGGGACTTGAAGCAGACCTACGCCAGTATCGTGCCGCACACCCTGGAAGAAGCCTACGAAGTGGCCGACGCCATCGAGCGCGGCGATTTCGCTCATCTGCAGGGTGAGTTGGGCGACCTCATGTTCCAGGTGGTGTTCTATGCCCAACTGGCCCGGGAGGAGGGGCGCTTCGACTTCAATGCGGTGGTCGATGGCATCACCCGCAAGCTGCTGCGCCGCCATCCCCACGTGTTTCCCACCGGCGACCTGCATGCTGCACCGGAAGCCCCGCGCCTGAGCGAAAGCGAGATCAATCGCCGCTGGGACGAAATCAAGGCCCAGGAGCGCGCTGAGCAGGCCACTGCCCCCGAACAGCTTTCCCTGCTCGATGACGTGCCGAGCGCGTTGCCGGCGTTGTCGCGGGCCAGCAAGCTGCAGAAGCGCGCCGCTCAGGTGGGCTTCGACTGGCCGGAGGCGCTGCCGGTGGTCGACAAGGTCCGCGAGGAACTCGACGAAGTGCTGGAGGCCATGGCTGGCGGTGCAACGGCTGAGATGGCCGAGGAAATCGGCGATCTGCTGTTTTCGGTGGTCAATCTGGCCCGGCACCTTAAAGTCGACCCGGAAACTGCGCTACGCTCCGCCAACGGCAAGTTCGACCGGCGTTTTCGTTTCATCGAGTCGGTGGTGCGTGACCAGGGGCGGGCTCTCGAAGGCTGCAGCCTGGAAGAACTCGACGCCCTGTGGGGCGAAGCCAAACGACAGGAAAAGAACCCCGCCGCCTGCGGTTGA
- the relA gene encoding GTP diphosphokinase, with protein sequence MVQVRAHQPVNTDGSINLDAWLDHIVSVDLILDRQAMKEACEFARQAEAQSNTRRNDWADGTSTFQTGLEIAEILADLKLDQDSLIAAVIYRGVREGLIPLPQVEERFGATVAKLIEGVQRMAAISASLSPRQSLVLGSQTQVENLRKMLVAMVDDVRVALIKLAERTCAIRAVKNADEEKRNRVAREVFDIYAPLAHRLGIGHIKWELEDLSFRYLEPDQYKQIAKLLHERRLDRERFITDVMTQLDNELQATGVKADISGRAKHIYSIWRKMQRKGLAFSQIYDVRAVRVLVPEMRDCYTALGIVHTLWRHIPKEFDDYIANPKENGYRSLHTAVIGPEGKVLEVQIRTHAMHEEAELGVCAHWRYKGTDVKSSSNHYEEKISWLRQVLEWHEELGDIGGLAEQLRVDIEPDRVYVFTPDGHAIDLPKGATPLDFAYRVHTEIGHNCRGAKINGRIVPLNYSLQTGEQVEIITSKQGTPSRDWLNPNLGYITTSRARAKIVHWFKLQARDQNVAAGRSLLERELARMALLQVDFEKLAEKANYKTGEDMFAALGAGDLRLTQLVNLAQQQVEPERMDAVELIPRKATGYKPGKRGDIQIQGVGNLLTQIAGCCQPVPGDAIVGYITQGRGVTIHRQDCASVLQLGGKEPERIIQVSWGPAPALTYPVDILIRAYDRSGLLRDVTQVLLNERINVLAVNTRSNKEDNTALMSLTIEIPGLDALGRLLGRISQLPNIIETRRNKTP encoded by the coding sequence ATGGTACAGGTGAGAGCACACCAGCCGGTCAACACCGACGGCAGTATCAACCTCGACGCTTGGCTCGACCATATCGTCAGCGTCGACCTGATTCTCGATCGTCAGGCCATGAAAGAGGCCTGCGAATTTGCCAGACAGGCCGAGGCGCAAAGCAACACCCGGCGCAACGACTGGGCCGATGGTACTTCCACGTTCCAGACCGGCCTGGAGATCGCCGAGATCCTCGCCGACCTCAAGCTCGACCAGGATTCGCTGATCGCTGCGGTCATCTACCGCGGCGTGCGCGAGGGGCTGATTCCCCTGCCCCAGGTCGAGGAGCGCTTCGGCGCCACCGTCGCCAAGCTCATCGAGGGCGTGCAGCGCATGGCGGCCATCAGCGCCAGCCTCAGCCCGCGCCAGTCGTTGGTGCTGGGCAGCCAGACGCAGGTCGAGAACCTGCGCAAGATGCTGGTGGCCATGGTCGACGACGTCCGCGTCGCGCTGATCAAGCTGGCCGAACGCACCTGCGCGATTCGTGCGGTGAAGAACGCCGATGAGGAAAAACGCAACCGCGTCGCCCGCGAAGTCTTCGACATCTACGCCCCCCTGGCCCATCGCCTGGGTATCGGCCACATCAAGTGGGAACTGGAAGACCTGTCGTTCCGCTATCTGGAGCCTGATCAGTACAAGCAGATCGCCAAGCTGCTGCACGAACGGCGCCTGGATCGCGAGCGTTTCATCACCGACGTGATGACCCAGCTCGACAACGAACTGCAGGCCACGGGCGTCAAGGCCGACATCAGCGGCCGGGCGAAACACATCTATTCCATCTGGCGCAAGATGCAGCGCAAGGGCTTGGCCTTCAGCCAGATCTACGACGTGCGCGCCGTGCGCGTGCTGGTGCCGGAAATGCGCGACTGCTACACCGCGCTCGGCATCGTGCACACCCTGTGGCGGCACATTCCCAAGGAGTTCGACGACTACATCGCCAACCCCAAGGAGAACGGCTACCGTTCCCTGCACACGGCGGTGATCGGCCCGGAGGGCAAGGTGCTGGAGGTGCAGATCCGTACCCACGCCATGCACGAGGAAGCCGAGCTGGGGGTCTGCGCGCACTGGCGCTACAAGGGCACCGACGTCAAGTCCAGCTCCAACCACTACGAAGAGAAGATCTCCTGGCTTCGCCAGGTGCTGGAGTGGCACGAAGAGCTGGGCGACATCGGCGGCCTGGCCGAGCAGTTGCGCGTCGATATCGAGCCCGACCGCGTCTACGTGTTCACTCCCGACGGCCACGCCATCGACCTGCCCAAGGGGGCCACGCCACTGGACTTCGCCTATCGCGTGCACACCGAGATCGGCCACAACTGCCGGGGCGCGAAGATCAACGGGCGCATCGTGCCGCTCAACTATAGCCTGCAAACCGGCGAGCAGGTGGAGATCATCACCAGCAAGCAGGGCACGCCGAGCCGCGACTGGCTGAATCCCAACCTGGGCTACATCACCACCTCGCGGGCGCGCGCCAAGATCGTCCACTGGTTCAAGCTGCAGGCTCGCGACCAGAACGTCGCTGCCGGGCGCAGCCTGCTGGAGCGTGAGCTGGCGCGCATGGCGCTGCTGCAGGTCGACTTCGAGAAGCTGGCCGAGAAGGCCAACTACAAGACCGGCGAAGACATGTTCGCCGCCCTGGGTGCCGGCGACCTGCGCCTGACCCAGCTGGTCAACCTCGCCCAGCAGCAGGTCGAACCCGAGCGCATGGATGCCGTGGAGCTGATCCCGCGCAAGGCCACTGGCTACAAGCCGGGCAAGCGTGGTGACATCCAGATCCAGGGCGTGGGCAACCTGTTGACCCAGATCGCCGGCTGCTGCCAGCCGGTGCCGGGCGATGCCATCGTCGGTTACATCACCCAGGGGCGCGGAGTCACCATTCACCGTCAGGACTGTGCCTCGGTATTGCAGCTGGGCGGCAAAGAGCCGGAGCGCATCATCCAGGTCAGTTGGGGGCCGGCGCCGGCGCTTACCTACCCGGTGGATATCCTCATCCGGGCCTACGACCGTTCGGGGCTGCTGCGTGACGTCACCCAGGTGCTGCTCAACGAGCGCATCAACGTGCTGGCGGTCAACACCCGCTCCAACAAGGAAGACAACACCGCACTGATGTCGCTGACCATCGAGATCCCCGGCCTCGACGCCCTGGGGCGCTTGCTGGGGCGGATTTCCCAGCTGCCCAACATCATCGAGACGCGGCGCAACAAGACGCCATGA
- the rlmD gene encoding 23S rRNA (uracil(1939)-C(5))-methyltransferase RlmD codes for MARQQRGLRFQPAGGVKSAQLPTGKKQRLVVERLANDGRGIAFAEGKTWFVAGSLAGEEVEARVLGARGKVVEARTERVLSASAARRAPACEYFGRCGGCSVQHMPHDQQLAFKQAMLAEQLQRVASVEPEQWAAPLVGSELAYRRRARVAVRWDPKARQLDVGFRAAASQDIVNVRHCPVLVAELQPLMAQLPELLRGLGKPQAVGHVELFSGSALALLVRHTAPLSDADLQILHDFCTRNRVQLWLQGEGEPRPADPVHALGYRLEPWNLRLAWRPGDFIQVNAQVNEAMIRQALEWLAPQSGERVMDLFCGLGNFALPLAAQSGEVVAVEGVQAMVERAALNARDNGLENVQFFQADLSRPLTQADWSVKGFSAVLLDPPRDGAFEVVRQIGQSGARRLLYVSCNPATLARDTLELVNQGYRLKRAGILDMFPQTAHVEAMALFEMKE; via the coding sequence ATGGCCCGTCAGCAACGAGGGCTGCGTTTTCAGCCCGCTGGTGGAGTCAAGAGTGCCCAGCTGCCGACCGGCAAGAAACAGCGCCTGGTCGTCGAGCGACTGGCCAATGACGGCCGTGGCATCGCCTTCGCCGAGGGCAAGACCTGGTTCGTGGCCGGCAGCCTGGCCGGTGAAGAAGTCGAGGCGCGGGTGCTGGGCGCGCGCGGCAAGGTGGTCGAGGCGCGCACCGAAAGGGTGCTGAGTGCCAGCGCCGCGCGCCGTGCCCCGGCCTGCGAATACTTCGGCCGCTGTGGCGGCTGCAGCGTGCAGCACATGCCTCACGACCAGCAGCTGGCGTTCAAGCAGGCCATGCTTGCCGAACAGTTGCAGCGCGTGGCCAGCGTGGAACCCGAACAATGGGCCGCTCCGCTGGTCGGCAGCGAGCTGGCCTACCGCCGTCGTGCACGGGTCGCCGTGCGCTGGGACCCGAAGGCCCGCCAGCTGGACGTCGGCTTTCGCGCCGCCGCCAGCCAGGACATCGTCAATGTCCGCCACTGCCCGGTGCTGGTCGCCGAGCTGCAGCCGCTCATGGCGCAGCTGCCTGAATTGTTGCGCGGACTCGGCAAACCGCAGGCAGTCGGTCATGTCGAGCTGTTCAGTGGCAGCGCCCTGGCGCTGCTGGTGCGACACACCGCGCCATTGTCCGACGCTGACCTGCAAATTCTTCACGATTTTTGCACGCGCAACCGCGTACAACTCTGGTTGCAAGGCGAGGGTGAACCTCGGCCGGCCGATCCGGTCCATGCCCTGGGTTATCGCCTGGAGCCCTGGAATCTGCGACTGGCCTGGCGGCCGGGGGATTTCATCCAGGTCAATGCCCAGGTCAACGAGGCGATGATTCGCCAGGCCCTGGAGTGGCTGGCGCCACAGTCGGGCGAGCGGGTCATGGACCTGTTCTGCGGGCTGGGCAACTTCGCCCTGCCGCTGGCCGCACAGAGCGGCGAGGTGGTGGCGGTGGAAGGCGTGCAGGCGATGGTCGAGCGTGCGGCGCTCAATGCCCGGGACAACGGCCTGGAGAACGTGCAGTTCTTCCAGGCTGACCTTTCCCGGCCATTGACGCAGGCTGACTGGTCTGTAAAAGGATTTTCTGCGGTACTCTTGGACCCGCCGCGTGATGGCGCCTTCGAGGTGGTTCGGCAGATCGGCCAGTCCGGCGCCCGGCGGTTGCTGTATGTATCCTGCAACCCCGCCACGCTGGCGCGTGACACCCTTGAGCTGGTCAACCAGGGTTACCGCTTGAAACGAGCCGGGATTCTCGACATGTTTCCTCAGACGGCGCATGTCGAGGCTATGGCGTTATTTGAAATGAAAGAATGA
- the cysM gene encoding cysteine synthase CysM: protein MTLPYQTIADCVGNTPLVRLQRLGGETSNTLLVKLEGNNPAGSVKDRPALSMITRAELRGQIQPGDTLIEATSGNTGIALAMAAAIKGYRMILIMPDNSSAERKAAMTAYGAELILVSKDEGMEGARDLAERMQAEGRGKVLDQFANGDNPEAHYAGTGPEIWRQTGGTITHFVSSMGTTGTIMGNSRYLKEQNPNVQIVGLQPMEGAAIPGIRRWPEEYLPSIYQASRVDRIIDMGQAEAEDVMRRLAREEGIFCGVSSGGSVAGMLRLSREVENAVIVAIICDRGDRYLSTGVFDAPN from the coding sequence ATGACCCTGCCGTATCAAACCATTGCCGATTGCGTCGGCAACACCCCGCTGGTGCGCCTGCAGCGCCTCGGCGGCGAGACCAGCAATACCCTCCTGGTGAAGCTCGAAGGCAACAACCCGGCCGGTTCGGTGAAAGACCGCCCGGCGCTGTCGATGATCACCCGCGCCGAGCTGCGTGGCCAGATCCAACCGGGCGACACCCTGATCGAAGCCACCTCCGGCAACACCGGTATCGCCCTGGCCATGGCTGCTGCCATCAAGGGCTACCGAATGATCCTGATCATGCCCGACAACTCCAGTGCCGAGCGCAAGGCGGCGATGACGGCCTATGGCGCCGAGCTGATCCTGGTCAGCAAGGACGAAGGCATGGAAGGCGCTCGTGATCTGGCCGAGCGCATGCAGGCCGAAGGCCGCGGCAAGGTGCTGGACCAGTTCGCCAATGGCGACAACCCCGAGGCGCACTACGCCGGGACCGGCCCGGAAATCTGGCGGCAGACCGGCGGCACCATCACCCATTTCGTCAGCTCGATGGGCACCACCGGTACCATCATGGGCAATTCGCGCTACCTCAAGGAGCAGAATCCCAACGTGCAGATCGTCGGCCTGCAGCCGATGGAAGGCGCGGCCATTCCGGGTATCCGTCGCTGGCCTGAAGAGTACCTGCCGAGCATCTACCAGGCTTCGCGGGTCGACCGGATCATCGACATGGGGCAGGCCGAGGCCGAGGACGTCATGCGCCGCCTGGCCCGTGAAGAAGGCATCTTCTGCGGCGTGTCCTCTGGCGGCTCGGTGGCCGGCATGCTGCGCCTGAGCCGCGAGGTAGAGAACGCCGTGATCGTCGCCATCATCTGTGACCGCGGCGACCGCTACCTGTCGACCGGCGTCTTCGACGCGCCCAACTGA